A window from Nitrosopumilus adriaticus encodes these proteins:
- a CDS encoding Cdc6/Cdc18 family protein, producing MSDPIDRLLDAAESGKSIIKNRESLHYSYKPPIILHRESELEQVTQSLLPILKQSRPSNLLVYGKPGTGKTLVVRRVIDKIQERVEKSDFPIKLIYTNSKEETTLYGLLVSLGRQLGLEEDELPNTGLAISEVFKRLLNKIRSGKLNAIFVIDEIDYLAQLVAKTGKDILYQLTRANERLEEGGSLTLVGISNDLTFKEKLDPRVISSLGEEEVVFTNYDVEQIKKILQERINESFIENSVDVPALNLIAALAGGEHGDARRAIDLLRVAGELAERQQSDKVTIEHVREASQKIEENKEEKSLKSFPLHEKLVLIAIMKANGSSTGEIYSSYKNLCKVVGKDELTQRRITQMLSEIELSGLISGRLIHQGIHGRTKKYKLTIASEMIKKTFKDDLTLQDIV from the coding sequence ATGTCTGATCCTATAGATAGATTGTTAGATGCAGCCGAATCTGGAAAATCAATTATTAAAAATCGAGAAAGTCTTCATTATTCTTACAAACCACCAATTATCTTACATAGAGAATCTGAATTAGAACAAGTAACCCAATCATTACTACCAATCCTAAAACAATCAAGACCATCAAATCTATTAGTTTATGGAAAACCTGGAACAGGTAAGACACTTGTGGTGAGAAGAGTTATTGATAAAATTCAAGAAAGAGTGGAAAAATCCGATTTTCCAATAAAATTAATTTACACTAATTCAAAAGAAGAGACAACATTATATGGATTATTAGTAAGTTTAGGTAGGCAATTAGGCTTAGAAGAGGACGAATTACCCAATACAGGCCTTGCAATTAGTGAGGTCTTCAAAAGACTACTCAATAAAATAAGAAGTGGGAAACTTAATGCAATTTTTGTAATTGATGAAATTGATTATCTAGCCCAATTAGTGGCTAAAACAGGAAAAGATATTCTCTATCAACTTACAAGAGCAAACGAACGACTTGAAGAAGGGGGTTCTCTAACTTTGGTTGGAATATCTAATGACCTGACTTTTAAAGAAAAACTAGATCCTAGAGTGATTAGCAGTCTGGGAGAAGAGGAAGTAGTTTTTACAAACTATGATGTTGAACAAATAAAAAAAATTCTTCAAGAAAGAATCAATGAATCATTTATTGAAAACTCTGTAGATGTACCAGCCCTAAACCTCATAGCTGCTCTGGCAGGTGGAGAGCATGGTGATGCACGGAGAGCTATTGATTTACTACGTGTTGCCGGTGAGCTTGCTGAGCGACAACAATCTGATAAAGTTACAATAGAGCATGTTAGAGAAGCCTCCCAAAAAATTGAGGAAAATAAAGAAGAAAAATCTCTTAAATCATTCCCACTACACGAAAAATTGGTTCTTATAGCAATAATGAAGGCAAATGGCTCTTCTACTGGGGAGATTTACTCTTCATACAAAAATCTCTGTAAAGTGGTTGGAAAAGACGAATTAACTCAAAGAAGAATCACGCAAATGCTAAGTGAAATTGAATTATCTGGATTAATCTCTGGAAGATTAATTCATCAAGGAATTCATGGAAGGACAAAAAAATACAAACTTACAATAGCATCTGAAATGATTAAAAAGACTTTCAAAGATGATTTAACTTTGCAAGATATTGTTTGA
- a CDS encoding winged helix DNA-binding protein, which translates to MLVEIPDPEVILGVILAFVVGLGGLYLYYKIRPFVKTKNEMFDASQSERLEYYERQLIDMKIRLDALEIQGIEQKTEDPNLELKQFLEKLTKNQVEEKPTDKVINPEIKQEKPISVPIISNIDNTNPTNHVLQLITNKAMTSRDIQITLKRSREHTSRLMKKLFDDGYVERNTESKPYTYSITEKGLAKVEEVQTSPSIA; encoded by the coding sequence ATGTTAGTAGAGATTCCTGATCCTGAAGTGATTTTAGGTGTGATTTTAGCATTTGTTGTTGGTTTAGGAGGATTGTATCTGTATTACAAAATTCGTCCTTTTGTTAAAACTAAGAATGAAATGTTTGATGCATCACAATCAGAGCGTTTAGAGTACTATGAAAGACAATTAATTGATATGAAAATACGCCTAGATGCATTGGAAATACAGGGAATTGAACAAAAAACAGAAGATCCAAACTTAGAGTTAAAACAATTCTTAGAGAAATTAACAAAAAATCAAGTAGAAGAGAAACCAACTGACAAAGTCATCAATCCTGAAATTAAACAGGAAAAACCAATTTCCGTGCCTATTATTTCAAATATTGATAATACGAACCCAACAAATCATGTGTTGCAGTTAATCACAAACAAAGCTATGACATCACGTGATATTCAAATCACATTGAAGCGAAGTAGAGAGCATACTTCAAGACTAATGAAAAAATTATTTGATGATGGTTATGTTGAAAGAAATACCGAATCAAAACCATATACTTATTCAATAACAGAAAAAGGATTAGCAAAGGTTGAAGAAGTACAAACAAGTCCTTCTATTGCATAA
- a CDS encoding DNA polymerase II large subunit: MSENDAISRISGINMPNYYLDYYTNLSTDTYSIFQHAAKAKSSLVDSSGIIEPKIAFDLADRVAKMHEIDIADPLRDLLKINGKELSALILSKEIALGKYSLPDATLEEKLDLAVRVGLAIVTEGVTIAPLQGISEVKIKKNKDGTDYLSVSIAGPMRSAGGTESAVTMLIADHVRKAAGLSKYQANSFDDETGRFVEELRIYEREASSFQFHILDEDIEHVISNLPVELDGVDTDPYEVVNHKSMARIKTDRVRGGALRVLNDGLIGRSKKLLKRIELYNLDGWEWLNDLKGAVQTGDNQEDAAAKRMREVITGRSVLSMPNKLGGFRLRYGRACNTGFAAVGIHPVIAEILDHTVAVGTQIKIDIPGKGATVAFVDSIDTPTVRLNNGDVVKIRDVKHALEIKNEIEKILHLGDILISFGDFLENNAQLVPSGYVEEFWIEELKQKTQNIKSDSEYLKQFLSKIPSVDEAIKISYDFKIPLHPHYLYFWDKISSEDLSILLEPTNVNEKLIEYPIKVKKILENLGTPHKIDNQKIILESQEAKIFFNLLFREKPTINDFSVPLIISKSSGIKIKNKFSTSVGVRIGRPEKAAARQMKPPTHVLFPVSDKGGPTRDLLKASRNEHFFANIYNRICDQCNEPSIGIKCSNCGVKTTITYRCTNCRDVLNEPFCEKCKRKAPAHSHKEFPLKTRLLLAQEKMGLRAKEPFKGVKELINQDKIAEPLEKGLTRQNFGLTTFKDGTVRFDATNSPLTQFKPSWIGTSIEKLKQLGYYHDIDGNPLENLDQIIELRMQDVIIPYESGKYLVSTCKYIDALLQKFYGTSAFYNVNNSKELIGHLIIGLAPHTSVGIVGRIIGYTETHVCFATPNWHSAKRRDADGDADSIMLLMDSLLNFSRQFLSDRIGGLMDAPLLVQPLVLPHESQPQAHNLEVTKFLPLEFFESTFNEIKASDINSVDIIKSRLETERQFYDYFFTHPTSSLTTSKSRSAYSTLGSMLDKFDMQVKNADLIDAVNTSEIVSNVISTHLVPDIMGNLRAYARQNFRCTACGKSYRRMPLIQTCICGHKLIATITRGSVEKYLKLAKRLVEKYDVSEYQRGRIHALSDEIELVFGKNKGDQSLLTDYA; this comes from the coding sequence ATGTCTGAAAACGACGCAATTTCTCGTATTAGTGGAATTAACATGCCAAATTATTATCTTGATTATTACACAAATCTTTCAACTGATACATATTCAATTTTTCAACATGCTGCAAAGGCAAAATCTAGTTTGGTTGATTCTTCAGGAATTATAGAGCCAAAAATTGCATTTGATCTAGCTGATCGAGTTGCAAAGATGCACGAAATTGATATTGCAGATCCTTTAAGAGACCTTCTAAAAATTAATGGAAAAGAACTATCTGCACTAATACTTTCAAAAGAAATTGCTTTAGGAAAATATTCTCTTCCAGATGCAACATTAGAAGAAAAACTTGATCTAGCAGTACGTGTAGGTCTTGCAATTGTCACTGAAGGGGTTACTATTGCACCATTACAAGGAATTAGCGAAGTTAAAATTAAGAAAAACAAAGATGGCACTGATTATCTTTCAGTTTCAATAGCTGGTCCAATGCGTTCAGCAGGAGGAACAGAATCTGCTGTAACAATGTTGATTGCAGATCATGTTAGAAAAGCAGCTGGATTATCTAAATATCAAGCCAATTCATTTGATGATGAAACAGGTAGATTTGTTGAAGAATTAAGAATTTATGAAAGAGAAGCTAGTAGTTTCCAATTTCATATCTTAGATGAAGATATTGAGCATGTAATTTCTAATCTTCCTGTTGAATTAGACGGGGTAGACACAGATCCTTATGAAGTTGTAAATCACAAATCTATGGCTCGAATCAAAACTGACAGAGTTAGAGGTGGAGCATTACGAGTTTTAAATGATGGATTAATTGGAAGATCAAAAAAACTTCTAAAAAGAATTGAATTATACAATTTAGATGGTTGGGAATGGCTCAATGATCTAAAAGGAGCAGTTCAGACTGGTGACAATCAAGAGGATGCAGCTGCTAAAAGAATGCGAGAGGTAATTACTGGAAGATCAGTATTATCTATGCCTAACAAACTAGGTGGATTTCGATTAAGATACGGAAGAGCATGTAATACTGGGTTTGCAGCAGTTGGAATTCATCCTGTAATCGCTGAGATTCTAGATCATACAGTAGCAGTAGGAACACAAATTAAAATTGACATTCCTGGAAAAGGAGCTACCGTTGCCTTTGTTGATTCCATAGATACGCCAACTGTTCGTCTCAATAATGGGGATGTAGTAAAAATTAGAGATGTAAAGCATGCTTTAGAAATAAAAAATGAAATTGAAAAAATTCTGCATTTAGGAGATATATTAATTTCATTTGGAGATTTTCTTGAAAACAATGCACAATTAGTTCCATCTGGATATGTTGAAGAATTCTGGATTGAAGAATTAAAACAAAAAACACAAAATATTAAATCTGATTCTGAATATCTAAAACAATTCTTAAGTAAAATTCCTTCAGTTGATGAAGCAATTAAAATTTCATATGATTTTAAAATTCCACTCCATCCTCATTATCTATATTTTTGGGACAAAATTTCATCTGAAGATCTTTCTATTCTCTTAGAACCTACAAATGTTAATGAAAAATTAATTGAATATCCAATAAAAGTTAAAAAAATCCTTGAAAATCTTGGCACTCCTCATAAAATCGATAATCAAAAAATAATTTTAGAAAGTCAAGAAGCAAAAATATTCTTTAATTTATTATTTAGAGAAAAACCAACAATAAATGATTTTTCAGTTCCATTAATAATATCAAAATCATCTGGCATTAAAATCAAAAACAAATTTTCAACTTCAGTTGGTGTAAGAATAGGGAGACCTGAAAAAGCAGCTGCAAGACAAATGAAACCCCCAACCCATGTATTATTTCCAGTAAGCGATAAGGGAGGACCTACCAGAGATCTTCTAAAGGCATCTAGGAATGAACATTTTTTTGCAAATATCTATAACAGAATTTGCGACCAATGCAATGAGCCTTCAATTGGAATAAAATGTTCAAACTGTGGTGTTAAAACAACAATTACTTATCGATGTACTAATTGTAGAGATGTTCTTAATGAACCGTTTTGTGAAAAATGTAAACGTAAAGCTCCTGCACATTCTCATAAAGAATTTCCACTAAAAACAAGATTACTTTTAGCACAGGAAAAAATGGGACTGCGTGCAAAAGAACCATTCAAAGGTGTTAAGGAACTAATTAATCAAGATAAAATTGCAGAACCACTAGAAAAAGGACTTACACGACAAAACTTTGGATTGACAACCTTCAAAGATGGAACTGTTAGATTTGACGCAACAAATTCACCATTAACTCAATTCAAACCATCTTGGATTGGAACATCAATTGAGAAACTAAAACAACTTGGATATTATCATGATATTGATGGAAATCCACTTGAAAACTTAGATCAAATTATTGAACTTCGTATGCAAGATGTGATAATTCCTTATGAAAGTGGAAAATATCTTGTTTCAACTTGTAAATACATCGATGCACTTTTACAGAAATTTTATGGCACATCTGCATTTTATAATGTAAATAATTCTAAAGAGCTAATTGGGCATCTGATAATTGGTTTAGCACCTCATACTTCTGTTGGAATTGTAGGACGAATTATTGGATACACTGAAACCCATGTTTGTTTTGCAACTCCTAATTGGCATTCTGCTAAAAGAAGAGATGCTGATGGTGATGCTGATTCAATAATGCTTTTGATGGATAGCCTGCTAAATTTTTCAAGACAATTTCTATCTGATAGAATAGGTGGATTAATGGATGCACCATTACTTGTTCAACCACTAGTTTTACCCCATGAATCGCAACCACAGGCACACAATCTTGAAGTTACAAAATTTCTTCCTTTGGAATTCTTTGAATCAACATTTAATGAAATTAAAGCATCTGACATTAATTCTGTTGATATAATTAAATCACGACTTGAAACTGAAAGGCAATTTTATGATTATTTCTTTACACACCCAACCTCGTCATTAACTACATCAAAATCTCGAAGTGCATATTCGACACTTGGTTCAATGCTAGACAAATTTGATATGCAAGTTAAAAATGCGGATTTAATTGATGCTGTAAACACTTCAGAAATTGTTTCCAATGTAATCTCAACGCATTTAGTTCCAGACATTATGGGAAATCTTAGAGCATATGCTAGACAAAACTTTCGGTGTACTGCTTGTGGTAAATCTTATCGTAGAATGCCATTGATTCAGACATGTATTTGTGGTCATAAACTAATTGCTACAATCACAAGAGGTTCTGTAGAAAAATATCTAAAACTTGCAAAAAGATTAGTTGAAAAATATGATGTTAGTGAATATCAACGTGGAAGAATACATGCACTATCAGATGAAATTGAATTAGTATTTGGTAAAAACAAAGGAGATCAATCACTACTTACAGATTATGCTTAA
- a CDS encoding geranylgeranylglyceryl/heptaprenylglyceryl phosphate synthase, translating to MTENKVEEFLKLELKKKNALLFVLIDSEVSNLEASSKLAKDVEKIGASAILVGGSSATDQIEMAQVVKGIKQGIKIPIILFPGNVTGVVPDADAILFSSLMNSENPYFITQAQALGAPNVLKFGLEPLPTAYLVIGEGTSAWFVGAARGIPFEKPKIAAAYALAAQFLGMRFVYLEAGSGAKSNVTPEMVKTVRHAFNGFLIVGGGIKDVKTAESLVNAGADALVIGTFLEKGGSISKLEEIAKAIQRSK from the coding sequence ATGACTGAAAATAAAGTTGAAGAATTCCTAAAATTAGAATTAAAAAAGAAAAATGCATTACTATTTGTGTTAATTGATTCAGAAGTTTCTAATTTAGAAGCATCATCTAAACTTGCAAAAGATGTAGAAAAGATAGGCGCATCAGCAATCCTAGTAGGCGGATCTTCTGCAACTGATCAAATAGAGATGGCTCAAGTTGTTAAAGGAATAAAACAAGGAATTAAGATTCCAATCATCTTATTTCCTGGTAATGTTACAGGTGTTGTGCCTGATGCAGATGCAATCCTATTTAGCTCCTTGATGAATTCAGAAAATCCTTATTTTATCACTCAAGCACAAGCCTTAGGAGCTCCAAATGTTCTCAAATTTGGTTTAGAACCTCTTCCAACTGCATATTTAGTGATAGGTGAAGGAACATCTGCCTGGTTTGTAGGAGCTGCTAGAGGAATACCCTTTGAAAAACCAAAGATTGCAGCCGCATATGCCTTAGCTGCTCAATTTCTAGGTATGAGATTTGTTTACTTAGAGGCCGGCTCTGGAGCAAAATCTAACGTTACTCCTGAAATGGTTAAAACAGTAAGACATGCATTTAATGGATTTTTAATTGTTGGAGGTGGTATCAAAGATGTCAAAACCGCAGAAAGTTTGGTAAATGCAGGAGCAGATGCCTTAGTGATTGGAACATTCCTTGAAAAAGGAGGAAGTATTTCAAAGTTAGAAGAAATAGCAAAAGCAATTCAAAGAAGCAAGTAA
- a CDS encoding AbrB/MazE/SpoVT family DNA-binding domain-containing protein yields MSVQENEVLVKITSAGTISIPKQFRKYMDIQKGEYVKVILGKDRLLVRKVTIS; encoded by the coding sequence ATGTCAGTCCAAGAAAATGAAGTCTTAGTAAAAATTACTTCCGCAGGAACAATTTCCATCCCTAAACAATTTAGAAAGTATATGGATATCCAAAAAGGTGAATATGTTAAAGTAATTCTTGGAAAAGATAGATTATTGGTTAGAAAAGTCACTATTTCTTAG
- the glyA gene encoding serine hydroxymethyltransferase yields the protein MAKSQNRQSYDKIFGKLKEHHKWFENSIPLIASENIPSPAVREAIISDFGNRYAEGWPGERVYAGCVYIDDVEFECMKLAKKLFKSKFADVRPISGVVANLAIYSAFTNPGDIMLAPSIPAGGHISHGKKEHSGTAGLVHGLEIEFYPFDAEEMTIDVDKTKQKVKDLEKANRLPKMAMFGGSLFLFPHPVKELSDFLKSFDIHINYDAAHVAGLIAGGKFQDPLREGADTMTMSTHKTLFGPQGGLVLGSKEHEEVIKKATFPGLTSSHHIHHMAGKAVAFAEALEFGKDYATEVIKNAKSLADALSNAGFKVLGESKGFTKSHQIAVNVLDYSDGGKVEADLEKANIIVNRQLIPGDIKAGRNYFHPGGIRLGVSEITRLGMKKNEMEEIASLIKNIVIEKKDPKKILSKVKSFRKNFQKVKFCFDNKLGAYEYVKLR from the coding sequence ATGGCAAAATCCCAGAATAGACAATCTTATGATAAAATTTTTGGAAAATTAAAGGAACATCATAAATGGTTTGAAAATTCAATTCCATTAATTGCAAGTGAAAATATTCCAAGTCCTGCTGTTCGTGAAGCAATAATTTCTGATTTTGGGAATCGATATGCCGAAGGATGGCCTGGTGAGAGAGTCTATGCAGGTTGTGTCTACATTGATGATGTAGAGTTTGAGTGTATGAAATTAGCAAAAAAATTATTTAAATCAAAATTTGCAGATGTAAGACCAATTTCAGGCGTTGTTGCAAATCTAGCGATTTACTCTGCTTTTACTAATCCTGGCGATATAATGTTAGCACCTTCCATTCCAGCTGGCGGACATATTTCTCATGGTAAAAAGGAGCATTCAGGTACTGCAGGTTTAGTTCATGGATTAGAAATTGAATTCTATCCATTTGATGCAGAAGAAATGACAATTGATGTTGACAAGACTAAGCAAAAAGTAAAGGATTTAGAAAAAGCAAATCGTCTTCCAAAGATGGCAATGTTTGGAGGTTCATTATTCTTATTTCCTCATCCTGTCAAAGAATTATCAGATTTTCTAAAGAGTTTTGATATTCATATTAATTATGATGCAGCTCATGTTGCAGGGTTAATCGCAGGTGGAAAATTCCAAGATCCTCTGCGTGAAGGAGCAGATACAATGACTATGAGTACTCACAAGACTTTGTTTGGGCCTCAAGGGGGACTTGTTTTAGGTTCAAAGGAACATGAAGAAGTAATTAAAAAAGCAACATTTCCTGGTCTTACAAGCAGTCATCATATTCATCATATGGCTGGAAAAGCAGTTGCTTTTGCCGAAGCTTTAGAATTTGGAAAAGATTATGCTACTGAGGTAATTAAAAATGCAAAGTCATTAGCAGACGCTCTTAGTAATGCAGGTTTCAAAGTCTTGGGTGAAAGTAAAGGATTTACAAAGTCTCATCAAATAGCTGTGAATGTTTTAGATTATTCTGATGGTGGTAAAGTTGAAGCTGATTTAGAAAAAGCAAACATCATTGTAAATAGACAACTAATTCCAGGTGATATTAAGGCTGGAAGAAATTATTTCCATCCAGGTGGAATTAGATTAGGAGTTTCTGAAATCACCCGATTGGGAATGAAAAAGAATGAGATGGAAGAGATTGCATCTTTAATCAAAAATATTGTAATTGAGAAAAAAGATCCAAAGAAAATACTTTCAAAGGTTAAATCTTTTAGAAAGAATTTCCAGAAAGTAAAATTCTGTTTTGATAATAAGTTGGGTGCTTACGAATACGTTAAACTCAGATAA
- the thsB gene encoding thermosome subunit beta, with the protein MGMQATSKGNMPVVLLKEGGSETKGREAQKNNIAASKIIAEIVHTSLGPRGMDKMLVDSLGDVTITNDGATILKEIDVQHPAAKMLVEISKTTDNEVGDGTTSAVVLAGALLEHAESLIDQDVHPTIIVDGYRKAAKKAKEYLESIADKISANDKSILTKIAKTSMQTKLVRKDADQLADIIVKSVLAVAEKNGENYDVDIDDIKVEKKAGGSVKDSMIIQGIVLDKEVVHGGMPRKITDAKIALINTALEISKTETDAKINISNPQQLKSFLDEENRMLKTMVDKVIGSGANVVLCQKGLDDMAQHYFAKAGIIAVRRIKESDLTKLAKATGARIVTNLDDLFEKDLGSAEIVEERKIEEDKWVFIEGCKHPKSVTLLLRGGSQRVVDEVERSVHDALMVVKDVILKPEIVAGGGAPETYAATKLRSWAKSLEGREQLAAEKFADALESIPLALSENAGMDPIDTLTLLRSKQQKGEKWTGIDVMKGKVGNMKSSDIIEPLAVKLQIVSAAAEAACMILRIDDVIATQKSAGGPPGGEGGMPPGMGGMPPGMGGMGGMPGMPDMGGMM; encoded by the coding sequence ATGGGTATGCAAGCAACTTCAAAGGGAAATATGCCAGTAGTATTGTTAAAAGAAGGCGGTTCAGAAACTAAAGGCCGAGAAGCACAAAAGAACAACATTGCTGCATCTAAAATTATTGCTGAAATTGTACATACCAGCCTAGGTCCTAGAGGAATGGATAAAATGTTAGTTGATTCCTTAGGTGATGTTACTATTACAAATGATGGGGCAACCATCCTTAAAGAAATTGATGTTCAACATCCAGCAGCAAAAATGCTTGTTGAAATTTCCAAAACTACAGATAATGAAGTTGGAGATGGTACAACATCTGCTGTTGTCTTAGCAGGTGCATTATTAGAACATGCAGAATCTTTGATAGATCAAGATGTTCATCCAACAATTATTGTTGATGGCTATAGAAAAGCAGCAAAAAAGGCTAAAGAATATCTTGAAAGTATCGCAGACAAAATTTCTGCAAACGATAAATCAATTCTAACTAAAATTGCAAAAACATCAATGCAAACTAAACTCGTTAGAAAAGATGCTGATCAACTTGCAGATATTATTGTAAAATCAGTACTAGCAGTAGCAGAGAAGAATGGAGAAAATTATGATGTTGATATTGATGATATTAAAGTAGAAAAGAAAGCAGGTGGATCTGTAAAAGATTCAATGATAATCCAAGGAATCGTACTTGATAAAGAAGTAGTTCATGGAGGAATGCCAAGAAAAATAACTGACGCTAAAATTGCATTAATTAACACTGCATTAGAGATTAGTAAAACTGAAACTGATGCTAAAATCAATATTTCAAATCCTCAACAACTAAAATCATTTCTAGATGAAGAAAACAGAATGCTAAAGACAATGGTTGACAAAGTTATTGGTTCTGGAGCAAACGTAGTATTATGTCAAAAAGGGTTAGATGATATGGCTCAACATTATTTTGCTAAGGCAGGAATTATTGCAGTAAGAAGAATAAAAGAAAGTGATCTTACGAAACTTGCAAAAGCAACTGGTGCTAGAATAGTTACTAATCTTGATGACCTCTTTGAAAAAGATTTAGGAAGTGCAGAAATTGTTGAAGAAAGAAAAATTGAAGAAGACAAGTGGGTCTTTATCGAAGGATGTAAACATCCAAAATCTGTAACCTTACTTCTTCGTGGAGGTTCACAAAGAGTAGTAGATGAAGTTGAACGTTCTGTTCATGATGCCCTTATGGTAGTAAAAGATGTAATCCTAAAACCTGAAATTGTTGCAGGTGGTGGTGCTCCTGAAACATATGCTGCAACTAAACTCAGAAGTTGGGCAAAATCCCTAGAAGGAAGGGAGCAATTAGCTGCAGAAAAATTTGCTGATGCTTTAGAATCAATCCCATTAGCCCTTTCAGAAAATGCTGGAATGGATCCAATTGATACACTTACACTTCTTCGTTCAAAACAACAGAAAGGTGAGAAATGGACTGGAATTGATGTAATGAAAGGAAAAGTAGGTAATATGAAATCAAGTGATATCATTGAACCATTAGCAGTCAAACTTCAGATAGTCTCAGCAGCAGCAGAAGCTGCATGTATGATTCTTAGAATTGATGATGTAATTGCTACTCAAAAATCTGCAGGAGGTCCACCTGGTGGAGAAGGAGGAATGCCACCTGGAATGGGAGGAATGCCACCTGGAATGGGAGGAATGGGCGGAATGCCTGGAATGCCTGACATGGGCGGAATGATGTAA
- a CDS encoding DNA-directed DNA polymerase II small subunit, which yields MKKELSFALNYALNKGFQIHPDAFKILENVDVKKLEKIIKEIVREKTKQKLFQINQDDLETYLGIKEDLTLQSEIKIISEPSSKITSGEGVKGYNALFSSRFNKLKRIISDRPESKMLKSAASVKTAKSEEDIYVCGLLTTRNIERNITKLILEDPSGTFEGIIFDNELQKTANTLLMDQFVMARISTGKNSGYIIKDLILPDIPDQAKNKSESEAYAVFLSDLHIGSKYFMEEEFSEFVSWLSSPDPVARKIRFVLIGGDVVDGVGIYPNQDKELVCQTIQEQLKKAEDLIDKIPKNVKIIIMPGNHDPGRRALPQPAIPKKYNSGLWERENVVMVGNPALVSLNGVKIMMFHGQSIDDIVKTTPGLSYDKPTNVMRHLLRARHLSPIYGSQTPIAPEMEDLLVIEDIPDIFHVGHVHRAELDMYKGILLVNSGSWQKQTPFQASVGMTPNPGIAIMVNLKTFQVFHENYSSNSNNILQS from the coding sequence ATGAAAAAGGAATTGTCCTTTGCGTTAAACTATGCATTAAACAAAGGATTTCAAATTCATCCAGATGCTTTTAAAATATTAGAAAATGTAGATGTTAAAAAATTAGAGAAAATTATCAAAGAAATAGTAAGAGAGAAAACCAAACAGAAATTATTTCAGATAAATCAAGATGATTTGGAGACATATTTAGGGATCAAAGAGGATCTTACATTACAAAGTGAAATTAAGATAATTTCTGAGCCTAGTAGTAAAATAACATCAGGAGAAGGGGTAAAAGGTTACAATGCTTTGTTTTCTAGTCGATTTAACAAGCTTAAACGAATAATTTCAGATAGGCCAGAGTCTAAAATGCTCAAATCTGCAGCTTCTGTAAAAACAGCAAAATCGGAAGAAGACATCTATGTGTGTGGTCTTCTAACTACAAGAAATATTGAAAGAAATATCACCAAATTGATTTTAGAAGATCCCTCTGGGACTTTTGAGGGTATTATTTTTGATAATGAATTACAAAAAACGGCAAATACGCTATTAATGGATCAATTTGTCATGGCTAGAATTAGCACAGGAAAGAATTCAGGATATATTATTAAAGATTTGATTTTGCCTGACATTCCAGATCAAGCTAAAAACAAATCAGAATCTGAAGCGTATGCAGTTTTTCTATCAGATCTTCATATTGGAAGTAAGTACTTTATGGAGGAGGAATTCTCAGAGTTTGTTTCTTGGTTATCAAGTCCGGATCCTGTTGCAAGAAAAATTCGTTTTGTCCTTATTGGTGGAGATGTTGTAGATGGTGTTGGAATTTACCCAAATCAGGATAAAGAATTAGTTTGTCAAACTATTCAAGAGCAATTAAAAAAAGCAGAAGATTTGATTGATAAAATTCCAAAAAATGTAAAAATTATCATAATGCCGGGTAATCACGACCCTGGCAGAAGAGCACTTCCTCAGCCTGCTATTCCAAAAAAATACAATTCAGGGTTGTGGGAAAGAGAAAATGTAGTAATGGTTGGAAATCCGGCCTTGGTGTCTTTGAATGGGGTCAAAATTATGATGTTTCATGGACAAAGTATCGATGATATTGTAAAGACCACCCCAGGCCTAAGTTATGATAAACCAACCAATGTGATGAGACATCTATTGCGAGCAAGACATCTTAGTCCCATTTATGGCAGTCAAACACCAATAGCTCCTGAAATGGAAGATCTTTTAGTAATTGAGGATATTCCAGATATTTTTCATGTAGGTCATGTTCATAGAGCAGAATTAGACATGTACAAGGGAATTTTGTTAGTTAATTCTGGTTCATGGCAAAAACAGACACCATTTCAAGCCAGTGTTGGTATGACTCCAAATCCAGGAATTGCCATAATGGTGAATTTGAAAACTTTTCAAGTCTTCCATGAAAATTATAGTTCAAACTCAAACAATATCTTGCAAAGTTAA